Proteins co-encoded in one Halorussus lipolyticus genomic window:
- a CDS encoding helix-turn-helix domain-containing protein, translated as MSLVVEFAVESPILRDARRAVPDMEFQIEDVRQMPDGEHEYAFWADGDDFEAFEEAVAADPTATDYTRLVDVGDRRLYRATLSKSAAEWTTRSVAAKHDVTVLDVTADDTESRVQARVPDRAALVAYRDAFRERDLTFRLLGVYDREDDPTDGKRYGITAPQREALVRALEAGYFDVPRRTTLSKLADDLGISEQVLSARLRRGQTNLVRNALETGGDADAST; from the coding sequence ATGAGTTTGGTGGTCGAGTTCGCGGTCGAGTCCCCGATACTCCGGGACGCGCGGAGAGCGGTCCCCGACATGGAGTTCCAAATCGAGGACGTTCGCCAGATGCCCGACGGCGAACACGAGTACGCCTTCTGGGCCGACGGCGACGACTTCGAGGCCTTCGAGGAGGCCGTCGCGGCCGACCCGACAGCGACCGACTACACTCGCCTCGTGGACGTGGGCGACCGGCGACTCTACCGCGCGACGCTCTCGAAGTCAGCGGCCGAGTGGACCACCCGCTCGGTCGCCGCGAAACACGACGTCACCGTCTTGGACGTGACCGCCGACGACACCGAGTCGCGGGTTCAAGCGCGTGTCCCCGACAGGGCGGCGCTGGTCGCCTACCGCGACGCCTTCCGCGAGCGAGACCTCACTTTCCGCCTCCTCGGGGTGTACGACCGCGAGGACGACCCGACAGACGGAAAGCGATACGGTATCACCGCCCCGCAACGCGAGGCCCTCGTCCGGGCGCTGGAGGCCGGATACTTCGACGTGCCGCGCCGAACCACGCTGTCGAAACTGGCCGACGACCTTGGTATCTCGGAGCAAGTCCTCTCGGCGCGACTCCGGCGCGGTCAGACGAACCTCGTCCGGAACGCGCTCGAAACTGGCGGTGACGCCGACGCGAGTACGTGA
- a CDS encoding DUF309 domain-containing protein, with the protein MDDHTRDESVGPPRAGTPTGWLPADARWEHDTLRRATAHGIRLFNSAEFHESHDCFEDEWYNYGSGTTESKFLHGMVQVAAGAYKHFDFEDDGGMRSLFDTALQYLHGVPRDYYGVDVLDVRETMTRALDDPTELHGWQIALDGTHPVADKSDFAYAESLE; encoded by the coding sequence ATGGACGACCACACCCGCGACGAGTCGGTCGGGCCGCCGCGGGCGGGAACCCCGACCGGGTGGCTTCCGGCCGATGCCCGATGGGAACACGACACGCTCCGCCGGGCGACCGCTCACGGGATTCGCCTGTTCAACTCTGCGGAGTTCCACGAATCCCACGACTGCTTCGAGGACGAGTGGTACAACTACGGGAGCGGGACCACCGAATCGAAGTTCCTCCACGGAATGGTGCAGGTCGCGGCCGGTGCGTACAAGCACTTCGACTTCGAGGACGACGGCGGGATGCGCTCTCTGTTCGACACGGCGCTCCAGTACCTCCACGGCGTCCCCCGAGATTACTACGGCGTGGACGTGCTGGACGTGCGTGAGACGATGACCCGCGCCTTGGACGACCCGACCGAACTTCACGGGTGGCAGATAGCACTCGACGGAACGCACCCGGTCGCCGACAAATCGGACTTCGCCTACGCCGAGTCGTTGGAGTGA
- a CDS encoding DUF7344 domain-containing protein, with amino-acid sequence MTTTDSYRDATADAGPHSSESGAPLDATFDALANRRCRVLLRHLAESDDALVVNDLAGRLADELDDEAATERRLRTSLHHTHLPKLADAGLVEYDLDRGLVRFCDESRFEELAPTIDSLESGDPPVSTDALLELLSEFRRREALRTLVRHDDLSLPDLADEVAIEERDELLPNIDPDDVLEVYLSLYHTHVPKLAAGGLVDYDQDDDYVALTPAGRALESPVRSLCEVAGR; translated from the coding sequence ATGACTACGACCGACTCTTACCGAGACGCGACGGCGGACGCCGGCCCGCACAGTTCCGAGAGCGGTGCCCCGCTCGACGCGACTTTCGACGCGCTGGCTAACCGGCGGTGTCGGGTCCTGCTCCGGCACCTCGCCGAGAGCGACGACGCCCTCGTCGTGAACGACCTCGCTGGCCGGCTCGCCGACGAGTTGGACGACGAGGCCGCCACCGAGCGTCGCCTGCGAACGTCCCTCCATCACACTCACCTGCCGAAACTCGCCGACGCCGGACTGGTCGAGTACGACCTCGACCGCGGCCTCGTCCGGTTTTGCGACGAGTCGCGCTTCGAGGAGCTAGCACCGACCATCGACTCGCTCGAATCGGGCGACCCGCCGGTTTCGACCGACGCCCTCCTCGAACTCCTGTCGGAGTTCCGGCGGCGTGAGGCCCTGCGCACGCTGGTCCGCCACGACGACCTCTCGCTTCCGGACCTCGCCGACGAGGTGGCCATCGAGGAGCGCGACGAACTCCTGCCGAACATCGACCCCGACGACGTGCTGGAGGTCTACCTGTCGCTGTACCACACCCACGTCCCGAAACTCGCCGCCGGGGGCCTCGTGGACTACGACCAAGACGACGACTACGTGGCGCTGACTCCGGCCGGCCGGGCGCTCGAATCCCCGGTCCGGTCGCTCTGTGAAGTCGCCGGCCGATAG
- a CDS encoding succinylglutamate desuccinylase/aspartoacylase domain-containing protein, with protein sequence MRIEQLGDGTPEIAVVAAIHGDEPCGVRGVERLLAESPAVERPVKFVVANEAALERDVRYVDEDLNRAFPGDPEADTHERRLADALAREVRDCTTLSLHSTQSYAEPFALVDTIDEVARSVCPYLPVSVVVETEAESDGRLIEYPHVVEAECGLQHSEQAADNAVELIRGFLTATGALADDAEPVAGDDLCEVDVFRLGSPVPKTEGDDYEIFAENFERVTEGEAFAAADGDELVASEPFYPVLMSAYGYENVFGYRAERVGVLDG encoded by the coding sequence ATGCGAATCGAGCAGTTAGGAGACGGGACCCCCGAGATAGCCGTGGTCGCGGCCATCCACGGGGACGAGCCGTGTGGCGTTCGTGGCGTCGAGCGACTGCTGGCCGAGTCGCCCGCGGTCGAGCGCCCGGTCAAATTCGTCGTCGCCAACGAGGCCGCGCTGGAACGAGACGTTCGGTACGTGGACGAGGACCTCAACCGGGCCTTCCCCGGCGACCCCGAGGCCGACACCCACGAGCGTCGACTCGCCGACGCGCTGGCCCGCGAGGTCAGGGACTGCACCACGCTGTCGCTTCACTCCACCCAGTCCTACGCCGAACCCTTCGCGCTCGTGGACACAATCGACGAGGTGGCGCGGTCAGTCTGCCCGTACCTCCCGGTGTCGGTCGTAGTCGAGACCGAGGCCGAGAGCGACGGGCGACTCATCGAGTACCCCCACGTCGTGGAAGCCGAGTGCGGCCTCCAACACTCCGAGCAGGCCGCCGACAACGCGGTTGAACTGATTCGCGGGTTCCTGACCGCGACCGGCGCGCTGGCCGACGACGCCGAACCGGTCGCGGGCGACGACCTCTGCGAGGTCGATGTCTTCCGCCTCGGCAGTCCGGTGCCCAAGACCGAGGGCGACGACTACGAGATATTCGCCGAGAACTTCGAGCGAGTCACCGAAGGCGAGGCGTTCGCCGCCGCCGACGGCGACGAGCTAGTCGCGTCCGAACCCTTCTACCCGGTGTTGATGTCGGCCTACGGCTACGAGAACGTCTTCGGCTACCGGGCCGAGCGCGTCGGCGTGCTAGACGGGTAG
- a CDS encoding GAF domain-containing sensor histidine kinase gives MSDRGSDGPPDDVSQSEVHERVTDAVFALDDEWRFTYLNEEAEEVLQRDEDDLLGAVVWEAFPEASDSTFRDAYERAMATQRPVTFEEFYPPLDTWFEVRAYPSETGLSVYFSDITERVTQRNRLEGREAALRRAYEVIADPDRALSEQIDALLEVVRDTVDTDYATLSRVTGDTYRFEAIAAPDDADLSPGDTVPLETTNCERVVETEETLVLDDVAEDAPELADRAGNAEWGISRYLGAPVSVGGDVYGTFCFYDTEAREDDFSEWEVTFVELLSNWVSAELERERQRDRLESFAGMLAHELRNPLAIAQIYHSRAAEGDDDAAREVATALDRIEELIDVLLVIARDTDSSGEREPVALADAAGEAWADVTAPDARLVVETDRTVESDPVHVRHLLENLFSNSAEHGHSDVTVWVGDLPDGFYVADDGPGIPETERERVFEAGYTTDDDGIGLGLTFVGQIADTYDWGLLVTESDEGGTRFEFTGVEPVGDDTP, from the coding sequence ATGAGCGACCGGGGTTCAGACGGCCCTCCAGACGACGTTTCCCAGTCGGAAGTCCACGAGCGAGTCACAGACGCCGTCTTCGCACTCGACGACGAGTGGCGATTCACCTATCTCAACGAAGAGGCCGAGGAGGTCCTCCAACGCGACGAGGACGACCTGCTCGGGGCGGTCGTCTGGGAGGCGTTTCCCGAAGCGTCCGACTCGACCTTCCGAGACGCCTACGAACGAGCGATGGCGACCCAGCGGCCGGTGACGTTCGAGGAGTTCTACCCGCCACTCGACACGTGGTTCGAGGTCCGGGCCTACCCCTCCGAGACGGGACTGTCGGTCTACTTCAGCGACATCACCGAGCGCGTCACTCAGCGAAACAGACTCGAAGGGCGCGAGGCGGCGCTCCGCCGGGCCTACGAGGTCATCGCCGACCCCGACCGGGCGCTGTCCGAGCAAATCGACGCGCTCCTCGAAGTCGTCCGAGACACCGTGGACACCGACTACGCGACGCTCTCTCGTGTCACCGGCGACACCTACCGCTTCGAGGCGATTGCCGCGCCCGACGACGCGGACCTGTCGCCCGGCGACACGGTACCGCTGGAGACGACCAACTGCGAGCGCGTGGTCGAAACCGAGGAGACGCTGGTCCTCGACGACGTGGCGGAAGACGCCCCGGAACTCGCCGACCGAGCGGGCAACGCCGAGTGGGGCATCTCGCGTTACCTCGGCGCGCCGGTTTCGGTCGGCGGAGACGTGTACGGAACGTTCTGTTTCTACGACACGGAAGCCCGCGAGGACGACTTCTCGGAGTGGGAAGTGACGTTCGTGGAACTGCTCAGCAACTGGGTGAGTGCCGAACTCGAACGAGAGCGCCAGCGCGACCGTCTCGAATCGTTCGCCGGGATGTTGGCCCACGAACTCCGCAATCCGCTGGCTATCGCGCAAATCTACCACTCGCGGGCCGCTGAGGGCGACGACGACGCCGCCCGCGAGGTTGCCACCGCGCTCGACCGCATCGAGGAGTTGATAGACGTTCTCCTCGTTATCGCTCGTGACACCGACTCGTCCGGCGAGCGAGAACCAGTCGCGCTGGCCGACGCCGCCGGCGAGGCGTGGGCCGACGTGACCGCGCCGGACGCCCGACTCGTGGTCGAAACCGACCGCACCGTCGAAAGCGACCCGGTACACGTCCGGCATCTCCTCGAAAACCTGTTCTCCAACTCGGCGGAACACGGTCACTCGGACGTGACCGTTTGGGTGGGTGACCTCCCGGACGGCTTCTACGTCGCCGACGACGGGCCGGGCATCCCCGAGACCGAGCGCGAACGGGTCTTCGAGGCCGGATACACCACCGACGACGACGGCATCGGCCTCGGTCTCACCTTCGTCGGGCAAATCGCGGACACCTACGACTGGGGCCTCCTCGTCACCGAGAGCGACGAGGGCGGGACCCGGTTCGAGTTCACCGGGGTCGAACCGGTCGGCGACGACACACCGTAG
- a CDS encoding TetR/AcrR family transcriptional regulator: MTTSETDETTDDMMQATYCALCEHGYAEVTMQDIADRTDASKSSLHYHYDTKHDLLLAFLDHLYDEFADRFGGGETDEAGEIGETDADPLDRLAGVVDEALDEDDAEDRRDFRTAMLEIKAQAPYDEEFRERLAEFDRHVQESIRGIVSDGVESGIFRDDADPEEVAEFFATVFDGAHTRAISTDEPLSGARRSLAEFVERDLLADGVDREVDFE, translated from the coding sequence GTGACTACCAGCGAGACTGACGAGACTACGGACGATATGATGCAGGCGACCTACTGCGCGCTCTGCGAACACGGCTACGCGGAGGTGACGATGCAGGACATCGCCGACCGGACCGACGCGAGCAAGTCGTCGCTCCACTACCACTACGACACCAAACACGACCTCTTGCTCGCTTTCCTCGACCACCTCTACGACGAGTTCGCCGACCGATTCGGGGGCGGCGAGACCGACGAGGCTGGCGAAATCGGCGAGACCGACGCAGACCCCCTCGACCGACTCGCCGGAGTCGTGGACGAGGCGCTGGACGAGGACGACGCCGAGGACCGCCGGGACTTCCGGACCGCGATGCTGGAAATCAAGGCCCAAGCGCCCTACGACGAGGAGTTTCGGGAGCGCCTCGCCGAGTTCGACCGCCACGTTCAGGAGTCCATTCGAGGCATCGTTTCTGACGGCGTGGAGTCCGGTATCTTCCGGGACGACGCCGACCCCGAGGAGGTCGCGGAGTTCTTCGCCACGGTGTTCGACGGCGCTCACACTCGCGCCATCTCGACCGACGAACCCCTCTCGGGAGCGCGGCGCTCGCTGGCGGAGTTCGTCGAGCGCGACCTGCTGGCCGACGGCGTAGACCGGGAGGTCGACTTCGAATGA
- a CDS encoding DUF63 family protein — protein MGTATESTDNERLWGGAVTAILVALVAGALVFPERVYYGFIWHYFWGPVLADAKSAQCAAYADGSVTYLYDAAACSAAAEPVAYPGYTLVSEVGYALTMLLALLGVVFMLRRLGVGQDRELFYALFPFMLFGGALRVVEDAFDGLSPADAAITFPWNTLIISPVIYFTMFAITLTALLGSVWLHRSDVTDTYLYPLAGVGTALLTTSVGYLTYLAFTTEYVDLFPQISVVVLVGATLVTWLTWEAVKRYAPEVNEGTRKMGIVVLWAHAVDGVANVVGIDWAKELGLPADLVPKHPVNRALIGVGEQFPEPVVDLIGTAWPFLVVKIVAAVLVVWVFDEQIFEESPRYAILLLVAIVAVGLGPGTRDMLRATFGV, from the coding sequence ATGGGTACCGCAACCGAGAGTACGGACAACGAACGCCTCTGGGGCGGCGCGGTCACGGCGATACTCGTCGCGCTCGTCGCCGGCGCGCTCGTCTTCCCGGAGCGCGTCTACTACGGATTTATCTGGCACTACTTCTGGGGGCCGGTGCTGGCAGACGCCAAGAGCGCCCAGTGTGCGGCCTACGCAGACGGGTCGGTGACGTACCTCTACGACGCCGCGGCGTGTTCGGCCGCGGCCGAACCAGTCGCTTACCCCGGATACACGCTGGTCTCGGAGGTCGGATACGCCCTCACGATGCTGTTAGCGCTGTTGGGCGTCGTGTTCATGCTCCGGCGACTCGGGGTCGGACAGGACCGCGAGTTGTTCTACGCGCTGTTCCCGTTCATGCTGTTCGGCGGCGCGCTCCGGGTGGTCGAGGACGCCTTCGACGGTCTCTCGCCCGCCGACGCCGCCATCACCTTCCCGTGGAACACGCTCATCATCAGTCCGGTCATCTACTTCACGATGTTCGCCATCACGCTGACGGCGCTGTTGGGAAGCGTCTGGCTTCACCGGTCGGACGTGACCGACACCTACCTCTACCCGCTGGCGGGAGTCGGCACCGCCCTCCTCACGACTTCGGTCGGCTATCTGACTTACCTCGCGTTCACGACCGAGTACGTCGATTTGTTCCCCCAAATATCGGTCGTCGTCCTCGTCGGCGCGACGCTCGTGACGTGGCTGACGTGGGAGGCGGTCAAGCGATACGCGCCGGAGGTCAACGAAGGCACCCGCAAGATGGGCATCGTCGTCCTCTGGGCGCACGCCGTAGACGGCGTGGCAAACGTGGTCGGCATCGACTGGGCCAAGGAGTTAGGTCTGCCCGCTGACCTCGTGCCCAAGCACCCCGTGAACCGCGCGCTCATCGGCGTCGGCGAGCAGTTCCCCGAACCAGTCGTGGACCTTATCGGCACGGCGTGGCCTTTCCTCGTGGTGAAAATCGTGGCCGCGGTGCTGGTGGTGTGGGTGTTCGACGAGCAGATTTTCGAGGAGAGTCCTCGCTACGCCATCCTGCTGTTGGTGGCCATCGTGGCGGTCGGTCTCGGCCCCGGCACGCGAGACATGCTCCGGGCGACGTTCGGCGTCTGA
- a CDS encoding zf-TFIIB domain-containing protein, protein MTSEYDLGCAVCGSSLTRREVTAEALGFSSFDSLEVAECPDCGGRYFPETTLERLQT, encoded by the coding sequence ATGACTTCGGAGTACGACCTCGGGTGCGCTGTCTGCGGGTCGTCGCTGACCCGCCGCGAGGTCACGGCGGAGGCGCTCGGGTTCTCGTCGTTCGACTCGCTGGAGGTCGCGGAGTGCCCGGACTGCGGGGGCCGGTACTTCCCGGAGACGACCTTAGAGCGCCTGCAAACCTGA
- the psmA gene encoding archaeal proteasome endopeptidase complex subunit alpha, with product MQGQTQQQAYDRGITIFSPDGRLYQVEYAREAVKRGTPCVGVRTKDGVVLTVDKHIRSKLMEKQSIEKLHKADDHIGIASAGHVADARQLIDFARKQAQVNYLRYGEPIGLETLTKEITDHIQQYTQVGGARPFGAALLIGGIANGEPRLYETDPSGTPNEWKALAIGADRGEIQEYLEDNYTEDLDLDAGISLSLNALAQAKDEKLEPEGAAIATVDVETEQYKTLDTDEIESYLSENDLLASDEE from the coding sequence AGGTCGAGTACGCCCGCGAAGCGGTCAAGCGCGGCACGCCGTGTGTCGGCGTCCGGACGAAGGACGGCGTCGTCCTCACCGTGGACAAGCACATCCGGTCGAAGCTCATGGAGAAACAGAGCATCGAGAAGCTCCACAAGGCCGACGACCACATCGGCATCGCTTCGGCGGGCCACGTCGCCGACGCGCGCCAGCTTATCGACTTCGCTCGCAAGCAGGCGCAGGTCAACTATCTGCGCTACGGCGAACCCATCGGGCTTGAGACGCTGACCAAGGAGATTACCGACCACATCCAGCAGTACACGCAGGTCGGCGGCGCGCGACCGTTCGGCGCGGCGCTCCTCATCGGCGGCATCGCCAACGGCGAGCCGCGACTCTACGAGACGGACCCGAGCGGTACCCCCAACGAGTGGAAGGCACTCGCCATCGGTGCCGACCGCGGCGAGATTCAGGAGTACCTCGAGGACAACTACACCGAGGACCTCGACCTCGACGCCGGTATCTCGCTCTCGCTCAACGCCCTCGCGCAGGCCAAAGACGAGAAGCTCGAACCCGAGGGTGCCGCGATTGCGACCGTGGACGTCGAAACCGAGCAGTACAAGACGCTCGACACCGACGAAATCGAGTCCTACCTCAGCGAGAACGACCTCCTCGCGTCCGACGAGGAGTAA
- a CDS encoding inositol monophosphatase family protein, protein MTEDADERLAVAESAAKAGSEVAGRSFKQGIEVETKSEKTDVVTEADRATQRRVIEVIRDEYPEDAIVGEEEDELKEVPDEGDAWVIDPIDGTNNYVRSIPVWTTSVAAVRDGEPIAAVNDCPALGDSFVAGPDGVRRDDESVTVSDRTDPETFTVAPTFWWGFDRRDEYSAMCRELVERFADIRRFGSAQVTLGMVAAGSLEGTVTNVDPNPWDTVAGVHMVRQAGGTVTDLHGDPWRHDSESLVASNGEAHDELVEATKRVE, encoded by the coding sequence ATGACCGAAGACGCCGACGAGCGCCTCGCAGTCGCCGAGAGCGCCGCGAAAGCCGGAAGCGAGGTCGCTGGCCGGAGTTTCAAGCAGGGAATCGAAGTCGAGACCAAATCCGAGAAGACCGACGTCGTGACCGAGGCCGACCGCGCGACCCAGCGCCGAGTCATCGAGGTCATCCGCGACGAGTACCCCGAGGACGCAATCGTCGGCGAGGAGGAAGACGAACTCAAGGAAGTCCCCGACGAGGGCGATGCGTGGGTCATCGACCCCATCGACGGGACGAACAACTACGTCAGGTCGATTCCGGTGTGGACGACCAGCGTGGCGGCGGTCCGGGACGGCGAACCGATTGCGGCGGTCAACGACTGCCCGGCGCTCGGCGACTCGTTCGTCGCGGGACCCGATGGCGTCCGGCGTGACGACGAATCGGTCACGGTCAGCGACCGGACCGACCCCGAGACGTTCACCGTCGCGCCGACCTTCTGGTGGGGGTTCGACCGCCGCGACGAGTACAGCGCGATGTGTAGAGAACTGGTCGAGCGGTTCGCCGACATCCGGCGGTTCGGGTCGGCGCAGGTCACCCTCGGCATGGTCGCGGCCGGGTCGCTGGAGGGCACCGTGACGAACGTGGACCCTAACCCGTGGGACACTGTGGCGGGCGTCCACATGGTCCGGCAGGCGGGCGGCACCGTCACCGACCTCCACGGCGACCCGTGGCGTCACGACTCCGAGAGCCTCGTCGCTTCGAACGGTGAGGCCCACGACGAGTTGGTCGAAGCCACGAAACGTGTCGAGTGA
- a CDS encoding PHP domain-containing protein has protein sequence MSVAYDYHVHTNYSDGEIMPSMVSAAEEAGLRAVGFADHCNVATRESLQRAKREFGFNLDRTYPLRREAIESMREEADVRIFDAVELDYDPRDEDDISAFLDEADFDYAIGSVHRVDGTNIQSSRPFTDMSERERRALVDDYYHRLVDLVESELFAIAAHPDLVERTPELRGYTTPDHHELVADAFRHSRTVPEINAGRVRRDYGEFHPASDFRAALRERGVRFVAGSDSHEPAEVRNRKDELDDHFAGRETEPVRLFD, from the coding sequence GTGTCCGTCGCCTACGACTACCACGTCCACACGAACTACTCCGACGGCGAAATCATGCCGTCGATGGTCTCTGCCGCCGAGGAGGCCGGCCTGCGCGCGGTGGGGTTCGCCGACCACTGCAACGTCGCCACCCGCGAATCGCTCCAGCGGGCCAAGCGCGAGTTCGGTTTCAACTTGGACCGGACCTACCCCCTGCGGCGCGAGGCCATCGAGTCGATGCGCGAGGAGGCCGACGTTCGCATCTTCGACGCGGTGGAACTCGACTACGACCCCCGCGACGAGGACGACATTTCAGCCTTCCTCGACGAGGCCGATTTCGACTACGCCATCGGGAGCGTTCACCGCGTGGATGGGACAAATATCCAGAGCAGTCGGCCCTTCACCGACATGTCCGAGCGAGAGCGCCGCGCGCTGGTGGACGACTACTACCACCGACTCGTTGACCTCGTGGAATCGGAGTTGTTCGCCATCGCGGCCCACCCGGACCTCGTGGAGCGCACGCCCGAACTCCGGGGCTACACCACCCCGGACCACCACGAACTCGTCGCCGACGCCTTCCGGCACTCCCGGACGGTGCCCGAAATCAACGCCGGGCGGGTCCGCCGGGACTACGGCGAGTTCCACCCCGCGAGCGACTTCCGGGCGGCGCTCCGCGAGCGCGGCGTTCGATTCGTCGCGGGGTCGGATTCGCACGAACCGGCCGAGGTGAGGAACCGGAAAGACGAACTAGACGACCACTTCGCCGGGCGCGAGACCGAACCGGTCCGACTGTTCGACTGA
- a CDS encoding MATE family efflux transporter, whose translation MSVRERVGSLFKDQSELDLTEGAVGWPLFFLSFPIVITNLLQTAYNLADTFWLGQYSTKALAAISFAFPMVFLLISLGMGLSVAGSILVAQHTGAEEPEKAEYAASQTVTFSLIASVVLGAIGYVFVGDFLQFLGASPDVLWRAEAYMQVISLGIAFMFGFFVFVSLMRGYGDTVTPMLVMFGTVVVNVVIDPFLIFGWGPFPTLGIEGAAVATIFSRALAMVVGLGIMFRGNRGVQIHLSQMRPDLDFFKKLLKIGIPASIEGTGRALSVNLLLYVVGLFPTTVVAAFGIGTRVFSVIFLPAIAVARGVETMSGQNIGAGKPDRAAQANDFAAKVMFGVLAVMGVVIFVGAGPVVAVFTDDPEVVEIGANFLRWVAPSFGFIGVMRAYTGGFRGAGKTMVAAAISIFMLGIVRLPLAWYNTQFAGMDQTGIWVAFLVSNVVGAIVALLWFKRGTWREADVRDDEAAGVPSDD comes from the coding sequence ATGAGCGTCCGAGAGCGCGTCGGCAGTCTGTTCAAAGACCAGTCGGAGTTGGACCTGACCGAGGGCGCGGTCGGATGGCCGCTGTTCTTCCTCTCGTTCCCCATCGTCATCACCAACCTGCTCCAGACCGCCTACAACCTCGCCGACACCTTCTGGCTCGGCCAGTACTCCACGAAGGCGCTGGCCGCGATTAGCTTCGCCTTCCCGATGGTGTTCCTCCTCATCTCGCTCGGGATGGGCCTGTCGGTCGCCGGGTCGATTCTGGTTGCTCAACACACCGGGGCCGAGGAGCCAGAGAAAGCCGAGTACGCGGCGTCACAGACGGTCACCTTCTCCCTCATCGCGTCGGTCGTGCTGGGGGCTATCGGGTACGTCTTCGTCGGCGACTTCCTGCAGTTCCTCGGGGCGTCGCCCGACGTGCTGTGGCGCGCAGAGGCCTACATGCAGGTCATCTCGCTCGGCATCGCGTTCATGTTCGGCTTCTTCGTCTTCGTCTCGCTGATGCGAGGCTACGGCGACACCGTGACGCCGATGCTGGTGATGTTCGGCACCGTGGTCGTGAACGTCGTCATCGACCCTTTCCTCATCTTCGGGTGGGGACCGTTCCCCACGCTCGGCATCGAGGGCGCGGCCGTCGCCACCATCTTCTCTCGGGCGCTGGCGATGGTAGTCGGCCTCGGCATCATGTTCCGGGGCAACCGAGGCGTCCAGATTCACCTCTCGCAGATGCGCCCGGACCTCGACTTCTTCAAGAAGCTTCTCAAAATCGGGATTCCGGCCTCCATCGAGGGCACCGGCCGGGCGCTGTCGGTCAACCTCCTGCTGTACGTGGTCGGCCTATTCCCGACCACCGTGGTCGCGGCGTTCGGCATCGGCACGCGAGTCTTCTCGGTCATCTTCCTGCCCGCCATCGCCGTCGCTCGCGGCGTCGAAACCATGTCGGGCCAGAACATCGGCGCGGGCAAACCGGACCGCGCGGCCCAAGCCAACGACTTCGCCGCGAAGGTGATGTTCGGCGTCCTCGCGGTCATGGGCGTCGTCATCTTCGTCGGCGCGGGACCCGTCGTCGCGGTGTTCACCGACGACCCCGAAGTGGTCGAAATCGGCGCGAACTTCCTCCGGTGGGTCGCGCCCTCCTTCGGGTTCATCGGCGTGATGCGGGCCTACACCGGCGGGTTCCGCGGCGCAGGCAAGACGATGGTCGCCGCGGCCATCTCCATCTTCATGCTCGGCATCGTCCGCCTGCCGCTGGCGTGGTACAACACCCAGTTCGCGGGCATGGACCAGACCGGCATCTGGGTGGCCTTCCTCGTCTCGAACGTCGTCGGCGCTATCGTTGCCCTGCTGTGGTTCAAGCGCGGGACGTGGCGCGAGGCCGACGTGCGAGACGACGAGGCGGCGGGCGTCCCCTCCGACGACTAA
- a CDS encoding Lrp/AsnC family transcriptional regulator, with protein sequence MELDDTDREILEALQENARTPFSEIARRIDMSSATVHDRVNRMEEAGVIEGYHAKVDPKALDYGISAVVGLQVEQGQEQNTLGRLEDIPGVQEVHLTTGSWDVLMRVYAEDADRLRELMFENIAQMDGFARSQTMVILGTPYETEELPIDDEEI encoded by the coding sequence ATGGAACTCGATGATACCGACCGTGAAATCTTAGAAGCACTGCAAGAGAACGCGAGGACGCCGTTTAGCGAAATCGCGCGCCGAATCGATATGTCGAGCGCGACAGTCCACGACCGAGTCAACCGAATGGAGGAGGCGGGCGTCATCGAGGGGTACCACGCGAAGGTAGACCCCAAGGCGCTCGATTACGGTATCTCGGCGGTCGTCGGCCTGCAAGTCGAACAGGGCCAAGAGCAGAACACCCTCGGCCGACTCGAAGACATCCCCGGCGTGCAGGAAGTCCACCTCACAACCGGTTCGTGGGACGTTCTCATGCGAGTATACGCCGAGGACGCCGACCGACTCCGCGAACTCATGTTCGAGAATATCGCCCAGATGGACGGGTTCGCCCGGTCCCAGACGATGGTTATCCTCGGCACGCCCTACGAGACCGAAGAACTGCCTATCGACGACGAGGAGATATAA